From the Shewanella amazonensis SB2B genome, one window contains:
- the hyaA gene encoding nickel-dependent hydrogenase small subunit: MDTHAALYEQGKQRLETLRSLPRRHEETIFDKMAQHGITRRDFMKWSASVTAMLALPLPFSTLVAEAAELADRVPLIWLHMAECTGCSESLVRADTPNLDSLIFDHISLEYHETLMAAAGWQAEENLEHALETYKGNYLLAVEGAVPTANNGAFLTVGCKGHTGLEIIKHAADGAAAIVSVGTCASFGGVQAAYPNPTGAKGVHEVVSKPVINLGGCPPSEKNIVGTLMYFIMFGKLPALDMFNRPKWAYGARVHDNCERRGRFDAGEFVEEFGDHGAKEGYCLYKVGCKGPYTYNNCPTERFNHHTSWPVLAGHGCMGCSEPNFWDDMADFEKPLGRQLLHGLDATADTIGAVILGATVVGIGAHAVASVFAQAKED, encoded by the coding sequence ATGGATACACATGCAGCCCTCTACGAGCAAGGAAAGCAGCGACTTGAAACGCTGCGTTCCCTGCCAAGGCGCCATGAGGAGACCATCTTTGACAAGATGGCTCAACATGGCATTACCCGTCGTGATTTTATGAAGTGGAGCGCCTCGGTTACCGCCATGCTGGCGCTGCCGTTGCCCTTCTCTACCCTGGTGGCCGAAGCGGCCGAACTGGCAGACCGCGTGCCACTGATTTGGCTGCACATGGCCGAATGTACCGGCTGCTCTGAGTCGCTGGTACGCGCCGACACGCCAAATCTCGACTCCCTAATCTTCGACCATATCAGCCTCGAATACCACGAGACTCTGATGGCCGCTGCCGGTTGGCAAGCCGAGGAAAACCTCGAACACGCCCTGGAAACCTACAAAGGCAATTATCTGCTGGCAGTGGAAGGCGCCGTCCCCACCGCCAATAACGGTGCTTTCCTGACCGTGGGTTGTAAAGGTCACACCGGGCTTGAAATCATCAAGCATGCGGCCGATGGCGCGGCAGCCATTGTATCCGTGGGTACCTGCGCCTCCTTCGGCGGCGTTCAGGCTGCCTACCCCAACCCCACCGGGGCCAAAGGGGTACACGAAGTTGTCAGCAAGCCTGTGATTAACCTGGGCGGCTGTCCACCGAGTGAGAAAAATATTGTTGGCACCCTGATGTATTTCATCATGTTCGGCAAGCTGCCGGCACTGGATATGTTTAATCGTCCCAAGTGGGCCTATGGCGCCCGGGTACACGATAACTGTGAACGTCGTGGCCGCTTTGATGCCGGTGAGTTTGTTGAAGAGTTTGGCGATCACGGCGCCAAAGAAGGCTACTGCCTCTACAAGGTTGGCTGTAAAGGCCCTTACACCTACAACAACTGCCCCACAGAACGCTTCAATCATCATACCAGCTGGCCGGTACTCGCGGGCCACGGCTGTATGGGCTGCTCTGAGCCAAACTTCTGGGACGACATGGCCGACTTTGAGAAGCCACTTGGCCGGCAACTGCTGCACGGGCTTGATGCCACGGCCGACACCATAGGCGCCGTCATTCTCGGTGCCACTGTTGTCGGTATCGGCGCCCATGCCGTTGCCAGTGTATTTGCGCAAGCCAAAGAGGACTAA
- a CDS encoding TlpA disulfide reductase family protein, which yields MNLVMPANRLPTTLSLFLCAALLFLGLPFSSYATPSLEHSIVDESGTAFSLSDYRGKVVYVDFWASWCGPCRKSFPWMNEMHRRYQEKGLAVIAINLDTDSQDAKPFLDDLKPQFIIGYDSQGEVARRFDLLGMPSSFVFDRSGKLVATHVGFFTEKAAEYEAELVTLLEQPE from the coding sequence ATGAACCTTGTTATGCCTGCCAACCGATTGCCAACGACGCTGAGTCTATTTCTCTGTGCCGCCCTGTTATTTCTTGGCTTGCCGTTCAGCAGCTATGCCACGCCGAGTCTTGAACACAGTATTGTGGATGAGAGTGGCACGGCATTTAGCCTGAGTGACTATCGCGGCAAGGTCGTGTATGTGGATTTTTGGGCGTCCTGGTGTGGGCCATGCCGAAAGTCCTTCCCCTGGATGAATGAGATGCACCGCCGCTATCAGGAAAAGGGGCTTGCGGTGATAGCCATCAACCTGGATACCGACAGTCAGGATGCCAAACCGTTTCTGGATGACCTTAAACCTCAGTTCATCATTGGCTATGACAGCCAAGGCGAGGTAGCAAGGCGCTTTGACTTGCTGGGGATGCCTTCGAGTTTTGTATTTGACCGTTCGGGTAAACTCGTCGCGACCCACGTGGGCTTTTTCACCGAGAAGGCGGCTGAATATGAAGCCGAACTTGTGACTTTATTGGAGCAGCCAGAATGA
- a CDS encoding DUF4266 domain-containing protein, producing the protein MKRQTMARMLAALTLMLLAGCTALQPWEKGEFAREDMQLGAEALDLSLDDHVYFSKEGASGGRSFGGGGCGCN; encoded by the coding sequence ATGAAGCGTCAAACCATGGCACGCATGCTTGCTGCCTTAACCCTGATGCTGCTGGCAGGTTGCACGGCGCTGCAGCCATGGGAAAAGGGCGAGTTTGCCCGGGAAGATATGCAGCTTGGCGCCGAGGCATTGGATTTGTCGTTGGATGACCATGTGTATTTCAGTAAAGAAGGTGCCAGCGGTGGCAGGAGCTTTGGCGGAGGCGGCTGCGGATGCAATTAG
- a CDS encoding DUF3570 domain-containing protein gives MAEPAGQTRLCQSGIAAAVCLSSLAMIGFDAAATETPAINSAEAVKQASHSEDDSLLTRLIDGWEIDAALLWYREDARVQAIEGVVSGVKALSDSESINAKIVLDSLSGASASGAVAQQWAQTFTRPSGKGEYQVAAGETPLDDTFQDTRLSLSGGWQKTLDSATKVNAAVYGSKEFDYLSLGINGGIDWGFFKDNTTLSLSGALGYDLFDAVGGRPVPLSTMAIRKDFANDEAFWQAFDLSRQQGVGDKRIAEMMLGVTQILTKSTLVQFNYGLGYSSGYLNDPYKLVSVLDTDGNASHYLYESRPDSRLKQSAFVLGKTAFKRGVAEYSYRYTHDDWGLDSHTVEGRYRHYFSTKTGPYLQFHLRGYRQQGVDFFTPYLLQGEVVSPHISADYRIGDMDTWTIGLKTGWRLKDGDEIALRLEYYRQLPSGEVSSLEGLQGLDVYPELNAAMLQLNYSWR, from the coding sequence GTGGCTGAGCCAGCAGGGCAAACGCGTCTTTGCCAATCCGGTATTGCGGCGGCGGTCTGCCTCTCAAGCCTTGCCATGATAGGCTTTGATGCGGCTGCCACCGAAACGCCAGCGATTAACTCGGCTGAAGCGGTAAAGCAGGCGTCTCATAGCGAAGATGACAGTCTGCTCACCCGGTTAATCGACGGCTGGGAAATCGATGCGGCGCTGTTGTGGTACCGCGAAGATGCCCGGGTGCAGGCCATAGAGGGGGTGGTGTCCGGCGTGAAGGCACTCTCCGACAGCGAATCGATTAACGCCAAAATTGTGCTCGACAGTTTATCAGGTGCTTCTGCGTCAGGCGCAGTCGCGCAGCAGTGGGCTCAAACCTTTACAAGGCCTTCCGGCAAGGGCGAATATCAGGTAGCAGCAGGCGAAACCCCGCTGGATGACACCTTTCAGGATACCCGGCTATCTCTCTCCGGTGGCTGGCAGAAGACGCTGGATAGCGCCACTAAGGTTAATGCCGCCGTCTATGGCTCCAAAGAGTTCGACTATTTATCACTTGGTATAAATGGCGGCATAGATTGGGGCTTTTTTAAGGACAACACTACCTTAAGCCTCTCCGGCGCGCTTGGTTACGACTTGTTTGATGCCGTCGGCGGCAGGCCTGTGCCCTTAAGTACGATGGCCATCCGTAAAGACTTTGCCAATGACGAGGCTTTCTGGCAGGCATTTGATTTAAGCCGTCAGCAGGGCGTGGGCGATAAGCGTATTGCTGAAATGATGCTTGGTGTGACCCAAATACTGACCAAATCCACCTTGGTGCAATTTAACTATGGCCTTGGTTATTCCAGTGGCTATTTGAATGACCCCTATAAGCTGGTGTCTGTGTTGGATACCGACGGCAACGCCAGCCATTACCTCTATGAATCCCGGCCTGACAGCCGATTAAAGCAAAGCGCATTTGTGCTCGGTAAAACAGCATTCAAGCGCGGCGTGGCAGAGTACTCTTACCGCTATACCCACGATGATTGGGGCCTGGACTCCCACACCGTAGAAGGTCGCTATCGCCACTATTTCAGCACCAAAACGGGGCCTTATCTGCAGTTTCATTTGCGGGGCTATCGCCAGCAGGGCGTGGATTTCTTTACGCCTTATCTTTTGCAGGGCGAGGTTGTCTCACCGCATATCAGCGCCGATTACCGCATCGGTGACATGGACACCTGGACGATAGGGCTAAAAACCGGCTGGCGCCTTAAAGATGGCGATGAGATTGCGCTTCGCCTCGAGTATTATCGCCAGCTCCCAAGTGGTGAGGTATCCAGCCTTGAAGGACTGCAGGGGCTTGATGTGTACCCTGAGCTTAATGCCGCCATGTTGCAGCTTAACTACTCGTGGCGTTAA
- a CDS encoding FAD:protein FMN transferase has product MAGSKAITRRIHFSAMASDCELLFIGASDAQANTFAELAIAEVRRIEAKFSRYRPESELSRINGLAGSHIPIDPETDGLLKFAADCFRLSGGLFDVTTAPLQQLWRFGFKHHGLNNECFPQEAQIKAALDHIGFERLGIENNSLWLPAGMSLDFGGIAKEYAADRALLLIERQARDRGLDVAVLVNLGGDIAASRYPWQIGVEGVHAKCDSDLLKAEASGLIAFPGGGLATSGDTKRFVLVDGKRVGHILSPKTGYPVPDSPRSVTVLAPSASAAGMLSTMAMLKGEGAEDFLRGEGLVYLVQR; this is encoded by the coding sequence ATGGCAGGCAGCAAAGCGATTACTAGGCGGATACACTTCAGCGCCATGGCGAGTGACTGTGAACTGCTGTTTATCGGCGCCAGTGACGCACAGGCCAACACCTTTGCCGAACTTGCCATCGCCGAAGTGCGGCGCATCGAAGCCAAGTTCAGCCGCTATAGACCCGAGAGCGAGCTTAGTCGCATCAACGGTCTCGCTGGCAGCCACATCCCCATTGATCCCGAGACTGATGGGCTGCTTAAATTCGCTGCCGACTGCTTCAGGCTTTCAGGCGGGCTTTTTGATGTCACCACAGCACCACTGCAACAGCTGTGGCGGTTTGGCTTTAAACATCATGGCCTTAACAATGAGTGTTTCCCGCAAGAGGCGCAGATAAAGGCGGCACTCGACCACATTGGCTTTGAACGGTTGGGGATCGAAAACAATTCCCTCTGGCTTCCCGCTGGCATGAGCCTCGATTTTGGGGGGATTGCCAAAGAGTATGCTGCCGACAGAGCGCTGCTTTTGATAGAACGCCAGGCCCGGGACCGCGGACTTGATGTTGCTGTGCTGGTAAACCTTGGCGGTGATATAGCCGCAAGCCGATACCCCTGGCAGATTGGGGTTGAAGGGGTCCATGCCAAATGTGACTCTGATCTGCTCAAGGCAGAAGCTTCGGGTCTTATCGCGTTCCCCGGTGGCGGCCTTGCAACCAGCGGTGATACCAAGCGCTTTGTGCTGGTGGACGGTAAGCGTGTTGGCCATATCCTGTCACCCAAAACCGGTTATCCGGTGCCGGATTCGCCGCGTTCTGTCACGGTACTGGCGCCCAGTGCGTCGGCCGCGGGAATGTTGTCTACCATGGCCATGCTAAAGGGCGAGGGTGCTGAGGATTTTTTAAGGGGCGAAGGCCTTGTTTATCTGGTGCAGCGCTGA
- the asnS gene encoding asparagine--tRNA ligase: MSIASIASVFKGDFAPGTEITVRGWVRTRRDSKAGISFLAVYDGSCFDAIQGVVPNALSNYNDEVLKLTAGCSVEMTGNLVESPGSGQAFELQATAVKVTGWVDDPDTYPMAAKRHSIEHLRDVAHLRPRTNIIGAVARVRNCLSQAIHRFYHENGFIWVSTPIITASDCEGAGEMFRVSTLDMENLPRTDAGKVDYDQDFFGKEAFLTVSGQLNGETYACALSKIYTFGPTFRAENSNTSRHLAEFWMVEPEVAFADLNDIAGLAESMLKYCFNAVLQERMDDMKFFAERVDGSVIDRLQSFVSSDFAQVDYTDAVEILQNCGKTFEYPVEWGIDLQSEHERYLAEEHFKAPVVVKNYPKDIKAFYMRLNEDGKTVAAMDVLAPGIGEIIGGSQREERLDVLDARLEEMNLSKEDYWWYRDLRRYGTVPHAGFGLGFERLVSYVTGVGNIRDVIPFPRAPRSANF, translated from the coding sequence ATGAGCATTGCATCTATCGCATCCGTATTTAAGGGTGATTTCGCCCCCGGTACCGAGATCACGGTACGCGGTTGGGTTCGTACCCGTCGGGATTCCAAGGCAGGGATCTCCTTCCTCGCCGTCTATGACGGCTCCTGTTTCGATGCCATTCAGGGCGTAGTGCCCAATGCTCTGTCCAATTATAATGACGAAGTGCTGAAGCTGACCGCTGGCTGCTCTGTGGAAATGACCGGTAATCTGGTGGAGTCTCCCGGCTCAGGCCAGGCATTCGAACTTCAGGCCACTGCCGTGAAAGTGACCGGCTGGGTAGACGATCCGGACACTTACCCCATGGCTGCCAAGCGCCACTCAATCGAGCACCTGCGCGACGTGGCTCACCTGCGTCCACGTACCAACATCATTGGTGCCGTGGCCCGTGTGCGTAACTGTCTGTCTCAGGCCATTCACCGCTTCTACCACGAGAATGGTTTTATTTGGGTATCCACTCCCATCATCACCGCCTCCGACTGTGAAGGCGCCGGTGAGATGTTCCGCGTCTCCACTCTGGACATGGAAAACCTGCCACGTACCGACGCTGGCAAAGTAGATTACGACCAGGACTTTTTCGGTAAAGAAGCCTTCCTGACCGTATCGGGTCAGCTGAACGGCGAAACTTACGCCTGTGCCCTGTCAAAAATCTACACCTTCGGCCCAACCTTCCGCGCCGAAAACTCCAACACCAGCCGTCACCTGGCGGAATTCTGGATGGTGGAGCCGGAAGTGGCCTTTGCCGATCTGAACGATATCGCCGGTCTGGCGGAATCCATGCTCAAGTACTGCTTCAATGCCGTACTGCAAGAGCGCATGGACGATATGAAGTTCTTCGCCGAGCGTGTAGATGGCAGTGTTATCGATCGTCTGCAAAGTTTTGTGAGCAGCGACTTTGCCCAGGTTGATTACACCGACGCCGTTGAAATCCTGCAAAACTGCGGTAAGACCTTCGAATATCCCGTTGAGTGGGGTATCGATCTGCAGTCTGAGCACGAGCGTTATCTGGCCGAAGAGCACTTCAAAGCCCCTGTGGTAGTGAAGAACTATCCAAAAGACATCAAAGCCTTCTACATGCGCCTCAACGAAGATGGCAAGACAGTCGCGGCCATGGATGTACTGGCACCCGGCATCGGTGAAATCATCGGTGGCTCCCAGCGTGAAGAGCGACTGGACGTACTGGATGCCCGCCTCGAAGAGATGAACCTGTCGAAAGAAGACTACTGGTGGTACCGTGATCTGCGCCGTTATGGCACAGTGCCACATGCCGGTTTCGGTCTGGGCTTCGAGCGTCTGGTCTCTTACGTGACCGGTGTGGGTAACATCCGTGATGTGATCCCATTCCCACGTGCACCACGCAGCGCTAACTTCTAA
- a CDS encoding NUDIX hydrolase, which produces MPFNGADAISVDKLRLHFSLQPLRHAIVSAPLKSRVREAAVLMALEELNGELQLILTTRPTHLKAHPGQVSFPGGKVEPSDLSPTHTAFREAEEEIGLRSENLELLGQFPTHRTFTGFEITPVLALVKDPFEIKIDPGEVAECFRVPLHFFMQDKHRHIRQFQRQGHSYHVVFIPWEGRLIWGATAAMIDLLCRHLKDGGAI; this is translated from the coding sequence ATGCCCTTTAACGGCGCCGATGCCATTAGTGTTGACAAACTCAGGTTGCACTTTTCATTGCAGCCACTTCGTCATGCCATAGTGTCGGCCCCGCTGAAATCCAGGGTAAGAGAAGCGGCAGTACTGATGGCGCTTGAAGAGCTGAACGGTGAACTTCAGCTCATACTCACCACCCGCCCCACCCACCTTAAAGCCCATCCCGGTCAGGTGAGTTTTCCCGGCGGAAAAGTAGAGCCAAGCGATCTTAGCCCCACACATACGGCGTTCAGGGAAGCCGAAGAAGAAATCGGCCTGCGAAGTGAGAATTTAGAGCTCTTGGGCCAGTTCCCCACCCACAGAACCTTCACCGGCTTTGAAATCACCCCGGTGCTGGCACTTGTGAAAGACCCATTTGAGATAAAAATCGATCCCGGTGAAGTCGCTGAGTGTTTTCGGGTGCCACTGCACTTTTTTATGCAGGACAAACACAGACACATTAGGCAATTTCAGCGCCAGGGACATAGCTACCATGTGGTATTTATCCCCTGGGAAGGACGCCTTATTTGGGGCGCCACTGCAGCAATGATAGATTTACTCTGCCGTCACCTGAAAGACGGTGGCGCCATTTAA